Genomic segment of Kibdelosporangium phytohabitans:
GCGAAAGCCACGAGCTCTTGCTCTTCTGCGTGGGTAGCTATCTCGTCCTGGTTGTCTTTCTTAGCACTGTCTTCAGGTGGGTCCGCTGGGTTTGGTGGGGACTGTCACGGCTGGGGAGTGCTCGTCGTTCTGATGGTTTCGGTCAGGACTTCGTCGAGTGGTGTGGGTTTCACGCCGAGTTCGCGTTCCGTCCGGGTTGAGTCCAGTACGTGTGGTTCGTCGGTGAGGTAACGCATTTCCGCGGTTTCGGCCATGATCGAGTCTGTTTGGCAGAGTCGCTCGAATTCCTCGTCCGGCATGGTTGTCAGGTTCGGTGCGGGGGCTTCTGCCAGGTCGGCGAGGCGTTCGCTCAGTTGCCTGACCGACATGTCGCTTGTGGACGGGACGTGCCATGCCTGTCCGAACGCGTTGTCGTGTTCGCTTGCTGCGACGAGGGTTCTTGCGACGTCCTCGGTGTAGCTCCAGCTGTGTGCGACGTCGAGATTTCCCGGGTATGACACCGGTTGTCCGGCTAGCACCAGCGGGGCGACTGCGAGTGCGTAGAGCGAGGCGGCCCCTGCGCCGAGGTATTGGCCTGCGCGTACTTCCGTGACACGTACTCGGGTGAGCGCGTCGAGCCACATTTGTGCGCGTACGCGTCCCTTTACTGTTGTTGGTGCTATGGGTTGTGTCTCGGGGATTGGGCCGCTTACGCGTCCGTATCCATAGGTGTTGCTCAGCATGATGTAGTCGGCGTTCGTTTTCTCGACCGCTGTCAGCAGCGCTTCTGCCAGGGGTGGCCAGTCGGTTGGCCAACGGTCATAGGACGGCATCGCGCAGTTGAACAACGCCGACGCGCCTTGTGTCAGGTCGGTCAGGCGTTCTGCGTCGGTGGCGTCGGACGCCACCGCCTCGATTAGTGGGTGGTTTGGTGCCGTTCCGCGCCGTGAGACCAGGCGAACTCGTTCCCCGGATGAGGCGAGTAGGCGCGCGACAGCAGTACCTGTGGGCCCTGCGCCCACCACGACCTTCAACGACATGACATCTCCAACGATCACTTGCACTCTGTTCAAGAAGTCACCGTATGGATCCGGTGTCAGACGGACCATGGCTGTTGCTCTGGAAAACATGTCAGATCGTCTGAGTATTGTGTCCTTGTGGACCTGCTTAGCGATGTGCTCGCGGTGATGCGTGGTGCCCAGCCGCACGCGGCGTGTACGACCACGCGAGCGCCGTGGGGCGTGCGTTTTCCGCCTGAGGATGCGGCGGGTTGTCATGTTGTGCTGGAGGG
This window contains:
- a CDS encoding NAD-dependent epimerase/dehydratase family protein; this encodes MTTRRILRRKTHAPRRSRGRTRRVRLGTTHHREHIAKQVHKDTILRRSDMFSRATAMVRLTPDPYGDFLNRVQVIVGDVMSLKVVVGAGPTGTAVARLLASSGERVRLVSRRGTAPNHPLIEAVASDATDAERLTDLTQGASALFNCAMPSYDRWPTDWPPLAEALLTAVEKTNADYIMLSNTYGYGRVSGPIPETQPIAPTTVKGRVRAQMWLDALTRVRVTEVRAGQYLGAGAASLYALAVAPLVLAGQPVSYPGNLDVAHSWSYTEDVARTLVAASEHDNAFGQAWHVPSTSDMSVRQLSERLADLAEAPAPNLTTMPDEEFERLCQTDSIMAETAEMRYLTDEPHVLDSTRTERELGVKPTPLDEVLTETIRTTSTPQP